The Candidatus Eremiobacteraceae bacterium genome contains a region encoding:
- a CDS encoding metal ABC transporter substrate-binding protein, with translation MILGNYRPVTFPTVRALMNAALSTCVLVAGCGGAPPSNSSTAQATQGSRLKVAVTFSTLGAIVQDVGGDLIDVTSLVPVGAAPETYEPTPADLVALSHADVVFENGSGLEVWLDKLLRSAGGDKQPVTLSGYSDLSHAQNPHFWLDPRKASEYAAKIAHALEQADPRHAAEYRLRLKQTQTRYGALDRWIAREIATIPPDRRVMICFHDAWYYFDERYGIRDIGAIEPSPGQEPSAGAFAQLIASAKANHVRAVFAEPQFSPKLAKQLADGAGIVTVTDLYDDTLGATPDLSTYEGLMRYDVARIVGALNS, from the coding sequence CGGAGGCGCCCCCCCTTCCAACTCGTCCACTGCGCAAGCCACGCAGGGTTCGCGTTTGAAAGTGGCCGTGACATTCTCCACACTGGGAGCCATCGTCCAGGACGTGGGCGGCGATCTCATCGATGTCACGTCGCTCGTCCCCGTCGGCGCGGCGCCCGAGACCTACGAACCCACGCCGGCTGACCTCGTCGCACTCTCGCACGCCGACGTGGTCTTCGAAAACGGTAGTGGTCTTGAAGTATGGCTGGATAAGCTGCTGCGATCCGCCGGCGGCGACAAGCAGCCGGTGACGCTTTCGGGTTACAGCGATCTCTCGCATGCGCAGAACCCCCACTTCTGGCTCGATCCGCGCAAGGCTTCGGAATACGCCGCGAAGATCGCGCACGCACTCGAACAAGCCGATCCACGCCACGCAGCGGAATACCGCTTGCGTCTCAAGCAAACGCAGACGCGCTATGGCGCGCTCGATCGCTGGATCGCCCGCGAGATCGCCACCATTCCACCGGACCGGCGGGTCATGATCTGCTTCCACGACGCATGGTACTACTTCGACGAGCGCTACGGCATCCGCGACATCGGCGCGATCGAACCGTCGCCCGGCCAGGAACCGTCGGCCGGCGCGTTCGCCCAGCTCATCGCCAGCGCCAAAGCGAATCACGTGCGCGCGGTATTCGCCGAGCCGCAGTTCTCGCCGAAGCTCGCGAAGCAGCTCGCCGACGGAGCCGGCATCGTGACCGTCACCGACCTGTACGACGACACGCTCGGGGCGACGCCCGATCTTTCGACCTACGAAGGCTTGATGCGCTATGATGTCGCGCGCATCGTCGGAGCTTTGAACTCATGA
- a CDS encoding metal ABC transporter ATP-binding protein, translated as MKLSEQHDHTHVAPEMVDVPNDHSHAVAPGAPHLHAHSGHPDGSTATVAGKALSLRGVCAGYFGRDVLDEVGFDVEIGEFVGIIGPNGSGKSTLLKVIAGLHLAQCGSVNIFGGPPDPRRRIVGYVPQAESVNWTFPVTALDVVLMGRYGRLGLFHNPRKADIESARAALAEVGMADRASSQIGELSGGQQQRVFVARALSQDPQLMLLDEPIAGVDATSQHAMFTLLEDRQRRGMTIVASTHDLSCVATWFDKVLCLNHRVIAFGTPAEVLNDETLSQTYGSHVLVIPSVTAAAVAD; from the coding sequence ATGAAACTGAGCGAACAACACGATCACACCCACGTCGCACCGGAAATGGTGGATGTGCCGAACGACCATAGCCACGCTGTCGCACCCGGTGCCCCGCATCTGCACGCGCATAGCGGCCACCCGGACGGCAGCACGGCGACGGTCGCGGGCAAGGCTTTGAGTTTGCGTGGAGTCTGCGCCGGCTACTTCGGGCGCGACGTGCTTGACGAAGTCGGCTTTGACGTCGAGATCGGTGAGTTCGTCGGCATCATCGGGCCGAACGGTTCCGGCAAGTCGACGCTGCTGAAGGTGATCGCAGGCCTCCATCTGGCTCAATGCGGCTCGGTGAACATCTTCGGCGGTCCGCCGGACCCTCGGCGTCGCATCGTGGGTTACGTTCCGCAGGCGGAGTCGGTCAATTGGACTTTTCCGGTCACCGCACTCGACGTGGTGTTGATGGGGCGGTACGGGCGGCTCGGGCTGTTCCACAATCCGCGGAAAGCCGACATCGAGAGCGCGCGGGCGGCTCTGGCAGAAGTCGGGATGGCGGACCGCGCTTCATCGCAGATCGGCGAACTCTCCGGCGGCCAACAACAGCGCGTCTTCGTGGCGCGCGCGTTGTCGCAAGATCCGCAATTGATGCTGCTCGACGAGCCGATCGCGGGCGTCGACGCCACCAGCCAACATGCGATGTTCACCCTGCTCGAAGACCGGCAGCGACGCGGGATGACGATCGTCGCGAGCACGCACGACCTCTCGTGCGTGGCCACGTGGTTCGACAAGGTGTTGTGCCTGAACCACCGTGTGATCGCCTTCGGCACGCCCGCCGAAGTGCTCAACGATGAAACCCTTTCGCAGACGTACGGCAGCCACGTTCTGGTCATCCCGTCGGTCACGGCCGCCGCAGTGGCGGATTGA